The genome window GTCAGCGTGTACGATATTTTCCTGCGCGGTAAAGACATTACCGGCGAAGAAATTCTGCAGTCCATGTGTCCAAGTGGTATGCCTAATCTGGATATTCTGCCGACCTCTATGGCACTTGCTACCTTAGACCGTTCTCATGGTCAGCAAGGGGGCATGGGCCTGATCCTGAAAAAGGCGCTGCAAAAAATAGAAAATGATTACGACTATGTGCTGATTGACTGCCCACCTGTCATTGGTGTGTTGATGGTCAATGCCATGGCCGCCTGTGACCGTATTTTAATACCTGTACAAACTGAGTTTCTGGCATTAAAAGGCCTGGACCGGATGATCGCCACTATGCAGCTGATGCATAGTTCGTCGCCACAGGATTATGCTTTCACCATAGTGCCGACTATGTACGACAAAAGAACTAAAGCATCACTGGATGCCTACAAAGCACTAAAAGCTCA of Rheinheimera sp. MM224 contains these proteins:
- a CDS encoding ParA family protein — encoded protein: MVVWTIANQKGGVGKTTTTVTLGALLAQRGHRVLLIDTDPHGSLTYYFGIDAEELEVSVYDIFLRGKDITGEEILQSMCPSGMPNLDILPTSMALATLDRSHGQQGGMGLILKKALQKIENDYDYVLIDCPPVIGVLMVNAMAACDRILIPVQTEFLALKGLDRMIATMQLMHSSSPQDYAFTIVPTMYDKRTKASLDAYKALKAQYQERVWSAVIPIDTKFRDASLAQTPPPVFAPKSRGVFAYNTLLTYLLQLAPEN